AGCTGGCAGGAAATCATTACCGCATTTCGACAGAATCTGACAAATCTCGCCGTTGGGTTTTGTAGCGGTGAAGCGAGCGTGGATCCTAAGAAATTTCCAGCAACCTGTGAATTTTGCGATCTGCATATGTTTTGCAGGATTTATGAGCGCGTCAATGACTCTCCGGATGAGGAGGGACAATAAAATGCCGGTAACTCGTTTCGTTCCGGATGCTGACGAGCGCATCCTCGCTTTGGATCCTTCCCGATCATTTATCGTGCAAGCGCCTGCTGGATCTGGAAAAACTTCGATTTTGATACAGCGGTATCTGAGGTTGCTCGCTTGCGTTGATGCGCCCGAGGAGATTGTGGCGATTACATTTACGCGAAAAGCTGCCGCGGAAATGCGAGCCCGTGTTCTGGCGGCTTTACAGATTGATCAGCCGACAGAGCAAGACGAATCACCGAATGGAAAATTAAATCGGGAATTAGCAGAAATGGTTTTGCAGCGAGATCGTCAAGCCGGTTGGCAAATTGCGGAAAACCCGGAACGATTAAGAATACAGACCATAGATTCCCTGTGCGCCAGCTTGACCCGGCAAATGCCGGTTCTGTCGAAATTCGGTGCGCAACCTGAAACGATTGAGGATGCGGCCCGTTTTTATTCGGAAGCCGCTCGTGCGACGTTGAGATTGATGGAGCAAGACGTGGCGATTGCAAATGATGTTGAGCGGCTACTCGAGCATCTGGACAATGATCTTGCGCGAATAGAAACATTGCTGGCCGATATGCTGGCGCGGCGCGATCACTGGTTGCGCCATCTGCATGCAAGAACTCGAGAGGAATTGGAATGTTCGCTGCAGAATTCCCGCCGTAACGCTCAACAGAAGACTTTTCAGTTATTGCCCGAAGCTCTGCAAAGTGAGTTGTTGCAGTTACTGCGGTATGCGGCTGTAAACCTTCTCGCGGAGGACAACAAGTCGGTTATCACTTGCTGTGCAGAGCTTGAGGCATTGTCAATGGCGACTATCGAGCAGTGGCAAGGGATTGCAGAGTTTTTGTTAACCAAAGAGAACGCCTGGCGAAAAAGAATTTCAAGCAAAGAAGGTTTTCCTTCGGGAAAAACCAAAATCGAAAAAGATACAGCAAAATCCTGGAAGGATCGGTTCGAATCGCTGATTGCTAAATTGACTCAGGAGCAGGACTTCCGGCAAGGATTACAGACAATGCGTCAGCTTCCGCCGCCCAATTATTCCGAGCAGCAATGGGAAATTCTTGGAACGATTATGCGGTTACTACCTTATGCAGTGGCGCAACTACAAGTTATTTTCCAAGAAAGCGGTTGCGTGGATTTTTCGGAAGTCGCGCAACGCGCAATATCGGCGCTTGGCAACCCGCAGGCGCCGACAGATTTAGCATTGGCGCTGGATTACCAGATCAAACACTTATTAATCGATGAGTTTCAAGATACTTCCATCAGTCAATTTGAATTGATCGAGAAACTTGTGACTGGTTGGGAAGATACGGATGGTCGCAGCTTGTTTGTAGTGGGAGATCCGATGCAATCAATCTATCGTTTTCGCGAAGCGGAAGTGGGTTTGTTTTTACGGGCTCGTAACTTTGGGATTAATAATCGAAAGCTTCAGCCAATAACACTCAGTGCGAATTTCCGGTCCCAGCAAGGAATTATCGATTGGGTGAATAAAACATTCTCACAGATCATGCCAGATGAAGAGGATAGTGTATCCGGTGCGATAACATTTTCGCCTTCCGTTGCGACGCATCCAATGCTAAACGGTGATGCTGTAAAAATATATCCCGAGTTTACAGGTGATCCTGCCGCCGAAGCTGCTAAGGTCATTGAAATTATTAAATCCAGCCGGCACGATTATCCAACGGACTCGATTGCAATTTTAGTGCGGAACCGAAGTCACTTGCATGAAATCGTGAAGCAACTGCAAAAAAATGATTTGCGTTTTCGTGCGATCGATATCGAAATATTACGTACCAAGCCAGTCGTGCAAGATCTGCTGGCGCTGACCCGTGCAATAATCAATCCTGCTGACCGGCTTGCTTGGTTTGCGCTGCTGCGTGCGCCATGGTGCGGTTTGTTGTTGCAAGATATTACCGCGCTGATGGCCATAGACCAGCAAGATAACTCTTCGCAAATTGCCGTCACCAAACGGAGTGTGTGGGAATCGATGAGTGACGAAACACAATGGGGAAAAATCTCTAGCGATGCAAGAAATCGAATTCGCAACCTGCGCGAAATTCTTAAACCCTGCGTGATACATCGCCGGCGCCAATCACTGCGTGTAACAGTGGAAGCGGCTTGGAACGCTTTAGGTGGCCCTGGTTGCGCCAGCCATGGCACTCAGGATGAGAAAGGCATCATGAAGCATTTGGATGATGCAGCGATTTATCTGGATTATCTTGAAGATCAAGAAGTGGCGGGTAACATTCTGGATTTAGCACGATTTCAGAGCGGACTTGATGCGCTTTATGCTGCTCCGGACTTGACTGCCGATAGCTCATTACAAATTATGACAATTCATAAAGCCAAGGGGCTT
This is a stretch of genomic DNA from Nitrosomonas sp. sh817. It encodes these proteins:
- a CDS encoding exodeoxyribonuclease V subunit beta is translated as MPVTRFVPDADERILALDPSRSFIVQAPAGSGKTSILIQRYLRLLACVDAPEEIVAITFTRKAAAEMRARVLAALQIDQPTEQDESPNGKLNRELAEMVLQRDRQAGWQIAENPERLRIQTIDSLCASLTRQMPVLSKFGAQPETIEDAARFYSEAARATLRLMEQDVAIANDVERLLEHLDNDLARIETLLADMLARRDHWLRHLHARTREELECSLQNSRRNAQQKTFQLLPEALQSELLQLLRYAAVNLLAEDNKSVITCCAELEALSMATIEQWQGIAEFLLTKENAWRKRISSKEGFPSGKTKIEKDTAKSWKDRFESLIAKLTQEQDFRQGLQTMRQLPPPNYSEQQWEILGTIMRLLPYAVAQLQVIFQESGCVDFSEVAQRAISALGNPQAPTDLALALDYQIKHLLIDEFQDTSISQFELIEKLVTGWEDTDGRSLFVVGDPMQSIYRFREAEVGLFLRARNFGINNRKLQPITLSANFRSQQGIIDWVNKTFSQIMPDEEDSVSGAITFSPSVATHPMLNGDAVKIYPEFTGDPAAEAAKVIEIIKSSRHDYPTDSIAILVRNRSHLHEIVKQLQKNDLRFRAIDIEILRTKPVVQDLLALTRAIINPADRLAWFALLRAPWCGLLLQDITALMAIDQQDNSSQIAVTKRSVWESMSDETQWGKISSDARNRIRNLREILKPCVIHRRRQSLRVTVEAAWNALGGPGCASHGTQDEKGIMKHLDDAAIYLDYLEDQEVAGNILDLARFQSGLDALYAAPDLTADSSLQIMTIHKAKGLEFDTVIVPGLGYMPRNKEKQLLQWIEQPRDQFVYENFATADLLLAPVRRTGTEIDPIYTWLEKLDWDKGQLESDRLLYVAATRAKKFLHFLGHVELSTARNDWSELKRPKRGSLLDRLWPVVEPVFSSVANAVSRENDSTNDSYVNEIRKVFNQEIIRLKSGWVLPDAPESIKLKKMQESMPIHDAIDFYWVSDMARHVGTVVHRWLQQIAEDGLSMWSVKRIERLRNQFKHNLLACGMNGNDDQVQAAVERIMLSLTRVITDDRGRWILGSHQYAHNEFKITSVLNNKVTNWVIDRTFCDSKNIRWIIDYKISSHEGSDLQGFLDREKVRYQNQMHNYAKLMQQMDSRLIKLGIYFPLVSGWCEWEFWE